From the Amycolatopsis thermoflava N1165 genome, one window contains:
- a CDS encoding 3-oxoacyl-ACP reductase, whose amino-acid sequence MQRFDGRVVVITGGGSGIGLATARRLASEGAKVVVADIDADAGKKAAAEVGGEFVPTDVTSEEQVEALFATTVDRFGSLDVAFNNAGISPPEDDSILTTGIDAWQKVQQVNLTSIYLCCKHAIPHMQRQGKGSIVNTASFVAVMGAATSQISYTASKGGVLAMTRELGVQFAREGIRVNALCPGPVNTPLLRELFAKDPERAARRLVHVPLGRFAEPEEIAAAVAFLASDDASFITASQFLVDGGISGAYVTPL is encoded by the coding sequence ATGCAGCGGTTCGACGGCCGGGTCGTCGTGATCACCGGCGGCGGCAGCGGGATCGGCCTGGCGACCGCCCGCCGCCTGGCGAGCGAGGGCGCGAAGGTGGTGGTCGCCGACATCGACGCCGACGCGGGCAAGAAGGCGGCCGCGGAGGTCGGTGGCGAGTTCGTCCCCACCGACGTGACCAGCGAGGAGCAGGTCGAGGCCCTCTTCGCCACGACGGTCGACCGGTTCGGCTCCCTCGACGTGGCGTTCAACAACGCCGGCATCTCCCCGCCGGAGGACGACTCGATCCTCACCACCGGCATCGACGCCTGGCAGAAGGTCCAGCAGGTCAACCTGACCTCGATCTACCTGTGCTGCAAGCACGCCATCCCGCACATGCAGCGGCAGGGCAAGGGCTCGATCGTCAACACCGCGTCCTTCGTGGCGGTGATGGGCGCCGCGACCTCGCAGATCTCCTACACCGCGTCCAAGGGCGGCGTGCTGGCGATGACCCGCGAGCTGGGCGTCCAGTTCGCCCGCGAGGGCATCCGGGTCAACGCGCTGTGCCCCGGACCGGTGAACACGCCGCTGCTGCGCGAGCTGTTCGCCAAGGACCCGGAGCGGGCCGCGCGCCGCCTGGTGCACGTGCCGCTGGGCCGCTTCGCCGAGCCGGAGGAGATCGCCGCCGCCGTGGCCTTCCTGGCCAGCGACGATGCGTCGTTCATCACGGCGTCGCAGTTCCTGGTGGACGGCGGTATCTCGGGCGCGTACGTTACCCCGCTGTAG
- the gcvP gene encoding aminomethyl-transferring glycine dehydrogenase translates to MSFADRHIGPSEHEQAKMLAECGFGSLDALVEAAVPASIRTAGALDLPPASEQEATAELRALAAKNRPMTQMIGLGFSDTVTPPVIRRNVLENPAWYTAYTPYQPEISQGRLEALLNFQTMVSNLAGLDIANASLLDESTAVAEAVLLMRRASKAKSSRVVLDAECLPQTIAVVRTRAEAIGIEVDVRDLGTGLPEDFFGVVVQYPGASGVLRGKGFYEAIGKVAKDAGALYTVAADLLALTLVTAPGEFGADIAAGTTQRFGVPLGYGGPHAGYLAVRKGLERSLPGRLVGVSVDADGNTAYRLALQTREQHIRREKATSNICTAQVLPAVLAAMYAVYHGPEGLKEIAQRVHGLAAGLAGALRSAGVEVVHESFFDTVLARVPGRAAAVVAAARESGVNLGRVDDDHVRVACDEVTTVDIVDRVLRAFGAEPGIADGATALPAGLARTSEFLTHEVFHTHRSETAMLRYLRRLSDQDYALDRGMIPLGSCTMKLNATAEMEPISWPEFAGLHPFAPAEDAAGYRELIDQLCGWLAEVTGYDEVSLQPNAGSQGELAGLLAIRAYHRANGQPERDVCLIPSSAHGTNAASAVLAGMRVVVVACNDNGDVDLDDLRAKAEQHRDALSAIMVTYPSTHGVYEEGIGEIARIVHEAGGQVYVDGANLNALLGLAKPGEFGGDVSHLNLHKTFCIPHGGGGPGVGPVAVRAHLAPYLPNHPLSDGAGPDTGVGPISAAPFGSASILPISWAYIRMMGGAGLTSATKVAVLAANYVAARLSPHYPVLYTGRNGRVAHECILDLRALTKRTGVTVDDVAKRLVDYGFHAPTMSFPVAGTLMVEPTESEDVAELDRFCDAMIAIRREIEEVAEGRWAIEQSPLRNAPHTAEMLTGDWDLPYDRKTAVYPGGMSPKNKYWSPVRRIDGAHGDRNLVCSCPSIEAYGS, encoded by the coding sequence ATGTCCTTCGCCGATCGCCACATCGGACCTTCCGAGCACGAACAGGCCAAGATGCTCGCCGAGTGCGGGTTCGGGAGCCTGGACGCGCTGGTCGAGGCCGCCGTCCCGGCGTCGATCCGCACCGCGGGCGCGCTCGACCTGCCCCCGGCCTCCGAGCAGGAGGCGACCGCCGAGCTGCGGGCGCTGGCGGCGAAGAACCGCCCGATGACCCAGATGATCGGCCTCGGCTTCAGCGACACCGTCACCCCGCCGGTCATCCGCCGCAACGTGCTGGAGAACCCGGCCTGGTACACCGCGTACACGCCGTACCAGCCGGAGATCTCGCAGGGGCGGCTGGAGGCGCTGCTCAACTTCCAGACGATGGTGTCGAACCTGGCCGGCCTGGACATCGCCAACGCCTCCCTCCTCGACGAGTCCACCGCGGTCGCCGAGGCCGTCCTGCTCATGCGACGCGCGTCGAAGGCGAAGTCGTCGCGCGTCGTGCTGGACGCCGAGTGCCTGCCGCAGACCATCGCGGTGGTGCGGACGCGGGCCGAGGCGATCGGCATCGAGGTCGACGTGCGGGACCTGGGCACCGGGCTGCCGGAGGACTTCTTCGGCGTCGTCGTGCAGTACCCGGGCGCGTCCGGCGTGCTGCGCGGCAAGGGCTTCTACGAGGCGATCGGCAAGGTCGCCAAGGACGCCGGCGCGCTCTACACCGTGGCCGCGGACCTGCTGGCGCTGACGCTGGTCACCGCGCCGGGCGAGTTCGGCGCCGACATCGCGGCAGGCACCACCCAGCGCTTCGGCGTGCCGCTCGGCTACGGGGGCCCGCACGCCGGGTACCTCGCCGTGCGCAAGGGCCTGGAGCGGTCGCTGCCCGGCCGCCTGGTCGGCGTGTCGGTCGACGCGGACGGCAACACCGCGTACCGGCTTGCGCTGCAGACCCGCGAGCAGCACATCCGCCGCGAGAAGGCGACCTCGAACATCTGCACCGCGCAGGTGCTGCCCGCCGTGCTGGCCGCGATGTACGCCGTCTACCACGGTCCGGAGGGCCTCAAGGAGATCGCGCAGCGCGTTCACGGCCTGGCCGCCGGGCTGGCCGGGGCGCTGCGGTCCGCGGGCGTGGAGGTCGTGCACGAGAGCTTCTTCGACACCGTGCTCGCGCGGGTGCCGGGCCGGGCCGCCGCCGTGGTCGCCGCGGCGCGCGAGTCGGGCGTGAACCTCGGCCGCGTGGACGACGACCACGTGCGGGTCGCCTGTGACGAAGTGACCACTGTGGACATCGTGGACCGCGTGCTGCGGGCGTTCGGCGCGGAGCCGGGCATCGCCGACGGCGCCACCGCGCTGCCCGCCGGGCTGGCCCGCACCAGCGAGTTCCTGACGCACGAGGTGTTCCACACCCACCGTTCGGAGACCGCGATGCTGCGGTACCTGCGCCGTCTGTCCGATCAGGACTACGCGCTGGACCGCGGCATGATCCCGCTCGGCTCGTGCACGATGAAGCTCAACGCGACCGCCGAGATGGAGCCGATCAGCTGGCCGGAGTTCGCGGGCCTGCACCCGTTCGCGCCCGCCGAGGACGCGGCGGGCTACCGCGAGCTGATCGACCAGCTCTGCGGCTGGCTCGCCGAGGTCACCGGCTACGACGAGGTGTCCCTGCAGCCCAACGCCGGCAGCCAGGGTGAGCTGGCCGGGCTGCTCGCCATCCGCGCCTACCACCGCGCCAACGGGCAGCCGGAGCGCGACGTGTGCCTGATCCCGTCGTCGGCGCACGGCACCAACGCCGCCTCCGCCGTGCTCGCCGGGATGCGCGTGGTCGTGGTGGCCTGCAACGACAACGGCGACGTCGACCTGGACGACCTGCGTGCCAAGGCGGAGCAGCACCGCGACGCGCTGTCCGCGATCATGGTCACCTACCCGTCCACGCACGGCGTGTACGAGGAGGGCATCGGCGAGATCGCACGCATCGTGCACGAAGCCGGCGGGCAGGTCTACGTCGACGGCGCGAACCTCAACGCGCTGCTGGGCCTGGCGAAGCCGGGCGAGTTCGGTGGCGACGTGTCGCACCTGAACCTGCACAAGACGTTCTGCATCCCGCACGGCGGTGGCGGCCCCGGCGTCGGCCCGGTCGCGGTGCGCGCGCACCTCGCGCCGTACCTGCCCAACCACCCGCTGTCCGACGGCGCGGGCCCGGACACCGGCGTCGGCCCGATCTCGGCGGCGCCGTTCGGCTCGGCGTCGATCCTGCCGATCTCGTGGGCCTACATCCGGATGATGGGCGGGGCCGGGCTGACCAGCGCCACCAAGGTCGCCGTGCTCGCCGCGAACTACGTCGCCGCGCGGCTGTCCCCGCACTACCCGGTGCTCTACACCGGGCGCAACGGGCGGGTGGCGCACGAGTGCATCCTCGACCTGCGCGCGCTGACCAAGCGCACCGGCGTGACGGTCGACGACGTCGCCAAGCGCCTGGTGGACTACGGCTTCCACGCGCCGACGATGTCGTTCCCGGTCGCCGGGACGCTGATGGTCGAGCCGACCGAGAGCGAGGACGTCGCCGAGCTGGACCGGTTCTGCGACGCGATGATCGCCATCCGGCGGGAGATCGAGGAGGTCGCCGAGGGCCGGTGGGCCATCGAGCAGAGCCCGCTGCGCAACGCGCCGCACACCGCGGAGATGCTCACCGGTGACTGGGACCTGCCGTACGACCGCAAGACCGCGGTCTACCCGGGCGGGATGTCGCCGAAGAACAAGTACTGGTCCCCGGTCCGGCGCATCGACGGCGCCCACGGCGACCGCAACCTCGTCTGCTCGTGCCCGTCCATCGAAGCCTACGGGAGCTGA
- the gcvT gene encoding glycine cleavage system aminomethyltransferase GcvT has protein sequence MRTALYSVHKGLGALFTDFAGWEMPVRYGSELAEHRAVREAAGLFDLSHMGEIEVTGPQAPDALDHAFVGRLSAVKPGRARYTMICDADGGVIDDLVVYRLEDEKYLVVANAGNAPAVAAELTERASRFDARVTDRSAEFALIAVQGPKAVDVVGAVTDADLADLKYYASMPATVKGHEVLLARTGYTGEDGFELYVPADEAASVWHILTEAGQPHGLVPAGLACRDTLRLEAGMPLYGNELSRQRSPFEANLGRVVKLDKPDFVGKAALAGRQEPSEVLVGLRGTGRRAPRHGYRVLSGEEPVGEVTSGALSPTLGHPVAMAYVPVALSEPGTQLSVDIRGRIEPVEVVALPFYQRDATK, from the coding sequence ATGCGCACCGCACTGTATTCCGTCCACAAGGGACTGGGCGCGCTGTTCACCGACTTCGCGGGCTGGGAAATGCCGGTGCGGTACGGCAGCGAGCTGGCCGAGCACCGCGCGGTGCGCGAGGCGGCCGGGCTGTTCGACCTCTCCCACATGGGCGAGATCGAGGTGACCGGCCCGCAGGCCCCCGACGCGCTCGACCACGCGTTCGTCGGCAGGCTGTCCGCGGTCAAGCCGGGCCGCGCCCGCTACACGATGATCTGCGACGCCGACGGCGGGGTGATCGACGACCTCGTGGTGTACCGGCTCGAGGACGAGAAGTACCTCGTGGTCGCCAACGCGGGCAACGCGCCGGCGGTCGCCGCCGAGCTGACCGAGCGCGCGTCCCGCTTCGACGCGCGGGTCACCGACCGGTCGGCGGAGTTCGCGTTGATCGCGGTCCAGGGCCCGAAGGCGGTGGACGTGGTCGGTGCGGTCACCGACGCCGACCTGGCCGACCTGAAGTACTACGCGAGCATGCCCGCCACGGTGAAGGGCCACGAGGTGCTGCTGGCGCGCACCGGCTACACCGGCGAGGACGGCTTCGAGCTGTACGTCCCCGCGGACGAAGCGGCGTCGGTGTGGCACATCCTCACCGAGGCCGGTCAGCCGCACGGGCTGGTGCCCGCCGGGCTCGCCTGCCGCGACACGCTGCGCCTGGAGGCGGGCATGCCGTTGTACGGCAACGAGTTGTCCCGGCAGCGGTCGCCGTTCGAGGCGAACCTGGGCCGTGTGGTCAAGCTGGACAAGCCCGACTTCGTCGGCAAGGCGGCGCTGGCAGGGCGGCAGGAGCCGTCCGAGGTGCTGGTCGGGCTGCGTGGCACCGGGCGGCGCGCGCCGCGGCACGGGTACCGCGTGCTCTCCGGCGAGGAGCCGGTGGGCGAGGTGACCAGCGGCGCCTTGTCGCCGACGCTGGGCCACCCGGTGGCGATGGCCTACGTGCCGGTCGCGCTGAGCGAGCCGGGCACGCAGCTGTCGGTCGACATCCGCGGCCGGATCGAGCCGGTCGAGGTCGTCGCGTTGCCGTTCTACCAGCGGGACGCAACGAAGTAA
- a CDS encoding transglycosylase domain-containing protein — MWRRVRRVPYVLAGLVIGVPAIAFAIGYLVWDVRSPQEVLAELDKTVVVEYADGTELMRVVPPDGDRTFTPYDRIPRKLVLATKITDRQSKEQIFESYVNIISFGRNTHGPAAAAQAYFGKQLADISWSEAAFLAGMLQAPYGHDPATVGPEQAARRWTYAADKLAERGYVSPADRSGMAYPQVLDPDETRAGRTSYSDYHIRQQVLTELETRGWPLERLRREGLTVRTTLDRDAQGRAERAVRDRLAGEPAELRAAVVSVRPRDGGVAAYAGGNWGVTDYAVTPRRPGSAFRPVVQLAEFRARADDPPVVTGPKIRQAAYDAGVPEFLDGARTLTAPDGVRIASSIAEGTYRLRPLDLAGVFATFASGGMRVAPHFVAELRRGDEVVWRQDTTPVPALPREAALPAGGVPGEYGTSDAWMAGASTSMATLVWVGGDEERPRADWKGVPLTGATLPSDIWREVMSPELSTR; from the coding sequence GTGTGGCGACGGGTCCGGCGGGTCCCGTACGTGCTGGCCGGGCTCGTCATCGGGGTGCCGGCGATCGCGTTCGCGATCGGCTACCTGGTGTGGGACGTGCGCAGCCCGCAGGAGGTGCTGGCCGAGCTCGACAAGACCGTGGTGGTCGAGTACGCCGACGGCACCGAGCTGATGCGGGTCGTGCCGCCGGACGGCGACCGCACCTTCACCCCGTACGACCGGATCCCGCGCAAGCTGGTGCTCGCCACGAAGATCACCGACCGGCAGAGCAAGGAACAGATCTTCGAAAGCTACGTCAACATCATCTCCTTCGGCCGCAACACGCACGGCCCGGCCGCCGCGGCGCAGGCGTACTTCGGCAAGCAGCTGGCGGACATCTCGTGGAGCGAGGCCGCGTTCCTGGCCGGGATGCTGCAGGCGCCCTACGGGCACGACCCGGCGACGGTCGGGCCCGAGCAGGCCGCGCGGCGCTGGACGTACGCCGCGGACAAGCTGGCCGAGCGCGGCTACGTCTCGCCGGCCGACCGGTCCGGCATGGCGTACCCGCAGGTCCTCGACCCGGACGAGACGCGGGCCGGGCGGACCTCCTACAGCGACTACCACATCCGCCAGCAGGTGCTCACCGAGCTGGAGACGCGGGGGTGGCCGTTGGAACGGCTGCGCCGCGAGGGACTGACGGTGCGCACCACGCTCGACCGCGACGCGCAGGGCCGCGCCGAGCGCGCGGTGCGGGACCGGCTCGCGGGCGAACCCGCGGAGCTGCGGGCGGCCGTGGTGTCCGTGCGCCCGCGCGACGGCGGGGTCGCCGCGTACGCGGGCGGGAACTGGGGCGTGACGGACTACGCCGTCACCCCGCGGCGCCCGGGTTCGGCGTTCCGGCCGGTCGTGCAGCTGGCCGAGTTCCGCGCCCGCGCCGACGACCCGCCCGTGGTGACCGGTCCGAAGATCCGGCAGGCTGCCTACGACGCCGGCGTTCCGGAATTCCTCGACGGCGCCCGGACCCTGACCGCGCCCGACGGGGTGCGGATCGCGTCGAGCATCGCCGAGGGCACGTACCGGTTGCGACCGCTGGACCTGGCCGGCGTGTTCGCGACCTTCGCGAGCGGCGGGATGCGGGTGGCGCCGCACTTCGTGGCCGAGCTGCGGCGCGGCGACGAGGTGGTGTGGCGCCAAGACACCACGCCGGTGCCCGCGCTGCCGCGCGAGGCCGCCCTGCCGGCCGGCGGCGTGCCGGGCGAGTACGGCACGTCCGACGCGTGGATGGCAGGCGCGAGCACGTCGATGGCCACCCTGGTGTGGGTCGGCGGCGACGAGGAACGCCCGCGCGCGGACTGGAAGGGCGTGCCCCTGACCGGCGCCACCCTGCCGTCGGACATCTGGCGCGAGGTGATGTCGCCGGAGCTGTCTACGCGGTGA
- a CDS encoding NUDIX hydrolase yields the protein MIDKVAWLRVESGRVLAARSHGKSAWYLPGGKREPGESDVATLVREVAEELSVSIDPATAVHTATIEAPADGQAQLLRMTCYTADYQGTITPSAEIAEVAWLGYADRHRGSRAFQQVFEELRRRGDLTA from the coding sequence GTGATCGACAAGGTCGCCTGGCTCCGGGTGGAGTCCGGCCGCGTGCTCGCGGCGCGCTCGCACGGCAAGTCGGCGTGGTACCTGCCCGGCGGCAAGCGCGAGCCCGGTGAGAGCGACGTGGCGACGCTGGTGCGCGAGGTCGCCGAGGAGCTGTCGGTGTCGATCGACCCGGCGACCGCGGTGCACACCGCGACGATCGAGGCGCCCGCCGACGGGCAGGCGCAGCTGCTGCGGATGACCTGCTACACCGCGGACTACCAGGGCACGATCACGCCGTCCGCCGAGATCGCGGAGGTGGCCTGGCTCGGTTACGCCGACCGCCACCGCGGCTCCCGGGCGTTCCAGCAGGTGTTCGAGGAGCTGCGCCGCCGCGGGGACCTCACCGCGTAG
- a CDS encoding O-methyltransferase: protein MSQDVWSAVDDYVDRTLIPADQVLDDARAAAADAGLPPIAVSPAQGKLLHLLARMHGARSILEIGTLGAYSTIWLARALPPDGRLVTLEADRKHAQVAENNLDAAGFGELVEVKVGKALDTLPSVEGPFDLIFIDADKPNNPEYFRWALRLSRPGSVIIVDNVVRNGALADADSTDPAIVATREMHELIAVEPRVEATVVQTVGQKGYDGFTLALVTE, encoded by the coding sequence GTGAGCCAGGACGTGTGGAGCGCGGTCGACGACTACGTCGACCGGACGCTCATCCCAGCCGACCAGGTGCTCGACGACGCGCGTGCGGCTGCGGCCGACGCCGGGCTGCCCCCGATCGCGGTGTCCCCGGCGCAGGGCAAGCTGCTGCACCTGCTGGCGCGGATGCACGGCGCCCGCTCGATCCTGGAGATCGGCACCCTCGGCGCGTACAGCACGATCTGGCTCGCGCGGGCGCTGCCGCCGGACGGCAGGCTGGTCACGCTGGAGGCGGACCGCAAGCACGCGCAGGTGGCGGAGAACAACCTGGACGCGGCCGGGTTCGGCGAGCTCGTCGAGGTCAAGGTCGGCAAGGCGCTGGACACGCTGCCCTCCGTCGAGGGCCCGTTCGACCTGATCTTCATCGACGCGGACAAGCCGAACAACCCGGAGTACTTCCGCTGGGCGCTGCGGTTGTCCCGGCCGGGCTCGGTGATCATCGTCGACAACGTGGTGCGGAACGGCGCGCTCGCCGACGCGGACAGCACGGACCCCGCGATCGTCGCGACCCGCGAGATGCACGAGCTGATCGCCGTCGAGCCGCGGGTCGAGGCCACCGTGGTGCAGACCGTCGGACAGAAGGGCTACGACGGGTTCACGCTCGCGCTGGTGACGGAGTGA
- a CDS encoding ABC transporter ATP-binding protein produces the protein MAQTVDLVAEPTTSTRLHGDGLTLGYDGRVVAEGLSVTIPDQSFTVIVGPNACGKSTLLRALSRLLKPRQGMVYLDGEVITSLPAKQVARKLGLLPQSSIAPDGITVADLVSRGRYPHQRLLRQWSREDAEVVERSMAATGVSELADRMVDELSGGQRQRVWLAMALAQETELLLLDEPTTFLDIAHQMDILDLCAKLHAEQGRTLVAVLHDLNHAARYATHLIAMRGGEVLATGTPEEVVTAERVEEIFDLPCSVIPDPETGTPLVIPKARR, from the coding sequence ATGGCCCAGACCGTGGATCTTGTCGCCGAGCCGACCACCAGCACCCGGCTGCACGGTGACGGCCTGACGTTGGGGTACGACGGCCGGGTCGTCGCCGAGGGCCTTTCGGTCACCATCCCGGACCAGTCGTTCACCGTCATCGTCGGGCCGAACGCGTGCGGCAAGTCCACACTCCTGCGGGCCCTGAGCAGGCTGCTCAAGCCGCGGCAGGGCATGGTCTACCTGGACGGCGAGGTCATCACGTCGCTGCCGGCCAAGCAGGTCGCGCGCAAGCTGGGTCTGCTCCCGCAGAGCTCGATCGCGCCGGACGGCATCACGGTCGCCGACCTGGTGTCCCGCGGCCGGTACCCACACCAGCGGCTGCTGCGCCAGTGGTCGCGCGAGGACGCCGAGGTGGTCGAGCGGTCGATGGCCGCGACCGGCGTGTCGGAACTGGCCGACCGCATGGTCGACGAGCTGTCCGGCGGGCAGCGGCAGCGCGTGTGGCTGGCGATGGCGCTCGCGCAGGAGACCGAGCTGCTCCTGCTGGACGAGCCGACCACGTTCCTGGACATCGCGCACCAGATGGACATCCTCGACCTGTGCGCGAAGCTGCACGCCGAGCAGGGCCGCACGCTGGTCGCGGTGCTGCACGACCTCAACCACGCGGCCCGCTACGCCACGCACCTGATCGCCATGCGCGGCGGCGAGGTACTCGCGACCGGCACGCCGGAGGAAGTCGTCACCGCCGAGCGCGTCGAGGAGATCTTCGACCTGCCGTGCTCGGTCATCCCCGACCCGGAGACCGGAACCCCGTTGGTCATCCCGAAGGCGCGCCGGTAG